AATTCTACCACAAAGTGATAGATGTGATTCTACTGTCATTTAAATGACCGGTCATATGACTATCACTGTTCTTGTAGGGAAATAACGCGCTATTTTTCGATATTAGAAAGTATTGAGTTTTCCATGTCTggtttttgttgtcatttttttgttttgctattttctaaaattaaaaatactagtaataaaagttgaaaacaaacttttaagtttaaagtgctaacaaaaataaaataatctagCAGTAAACAATGAGAAGCTGCtgcatttgtaaaaaaaaagacaatCCATCAAGTGGAAGTTTTTTCTCAATTCCAAAAGATGAACGGAGAAAAAAGTGGAGCGACGCTTGccagaaaaattttggaaaaagtgCAAAAGTTTGCATGGACCATTTTGATTCATCCTCGTTTATTAAAATAGGTTCAAAAGTCGAATTAGTGTATAATGCTATTCCTTCGCTTCATCTTTTTAAAGACAAGACACCAAGGTATgtgtaaattttctttcattatgTCTGTTCCGGTATTAGTCAGTTATGCAGGTTTTAGTCTGAAGTTAtcataaaaccaaataaaaaatacattaaaatttttgtacggAAACGACTTATTGTAAAAACTTGACACCCAGAGGAGTACGGGAGCAGATATATTGGTTATTAACTATTTGTGATATCTTTAAAGTGAACTTGTATTAGTCACTCTATCTCGACTTCACTGTACCATCATGATCGTTTGGTAATTATAATCCCAGTTTCGTttcatcaattaaaaaattaataatacgattttttttgtaaaaaaatattaaatttgtgttaTATGTATACATTGGAGTCCGGATAGAGTGAACATTCAAGAATGTGAACTATTAGATAACTTAAACACATAATTTGTTACTCTAAGGAATCCCTCTTTAAAGtaacaaatgtaaaattttaggtGTTTGTTTTTATCTCGAATCAACTGTATTATAGTCATTATAGTAACTTTATTCATTTAAGtattattttctagtttttccATAGAGACGGAAGAGATTGTGGCAAGTAACAACGATATTTTTTTCGAAAGGTAAGTTTGTTTTAGCTAAGTTAAGTTTATCATAGTTAAGCTAAATTGATATGTATTAGATTTCCTACATAAATTATGACATATAATAAGAAGACTGAATCTGGAGAGTGAACTAGAGTACTAAGTACTTTAGTTACATCCGACTGGATTATCTTCGATGTTGTAAATTAGCTTTACATAGCTTTTAAAAGTCAAACAAGatcttttgtattgaaaatagttaaaactataatataacaaaaaatttcaataatttgtaCCACTTTTTTTTAGGctttaatactttttctttagGCTTTAGTACTGTAcccttgtaaaatatttataaaaatttaaataaaactgaataTTAACTGCACCtgattataaagaaatataaaaaaaaaacaaatatttggcGCGTAAATTGAGACGATGTGACTGCactttcttaatttttgtaaacaaaaaccaTATGGTTTTGACATTTGGTCTAGTAATATTTTGAAAGGTTATTAACAGGTGAAGTCATTTCATTTTGCGGCGAAttcatgaatttttttatataagtagTTTGACAGTGTCAAGTTTTagagagatttttttatatagagtttGACAGCTTCGGGCTAAATTTCCGTAGACAAAAAAAATCTGCTGTTGAAATGACTTCATCTTATTAGTTTCGCCATGAATGCTATAATAATTGGTTGACcataatttacatacataggTTTCCAGAAGCCAAAACTTCTATGTAGttatcaaataatttaaaatataaaaaaacaaccaaatagcgaataaaatgaaaatttgcagCCTTTGTGGAAAAAGATATAAGAAAGGCAATGGAAGTTTCTTCTGCATACCAAAAGATGAAAGAAAAGCTATGTGGGACGAAGCTTGCCATAGGATTTTATCGCCAAATGGAATGATTTGCATGGACCACTTTCATTCATCTTCATTTATTAAATCGTCGCGGTGTACAACATTGACGTATTACGCAGTTCCCTTAGTTAAGCCCTTTGATAGAAACGAAATAGTTTCTTCAgataataaaactgaactaacaAACAGTGACAGACAAATGTCTTCCCCAATGCATTCGTTATGTCCATCGGAAGAAAACCTAGAACAGTCCTGCGACGAAGAACAAGAAGTAGAAATATTGGACAATGAATTGCATGAAGTGTAAGTTATTAGTTTATAGCAAAAATATGgctttataaatacttttaatgaaaacaaaaattatgcaaagtgtgtgtaaataattataaaaacacatgtaaatgtaaacaattttgacAGTTCAATTAGGCAGAttgaattttgaagaaaatttttgtacaaaaaaaagtcaaatatgGCAACAGTCCCTGTGAGGTAATcttatagaaattaatttttgattagtatctataaattttgcaatataaacaaaattttaacaacttcTAGAacttctttaacaaattataatagaACAACAAACCAATCagcaaattaacaataaaatgagAGTTTGTTGCATTTGCAAGAAAAAAGCTACAAATGggaatcgaaattttttctcCGTTCCAAAAGATGAACGCCGAAAGATTTGGATGAAAGTTTGCCGTATGAATTTTATGGCAACTGCAGTGATTTGCATGGACCACTTTCCACCAAATgctattattaaaaatgaaaagaaaatgatATTAATGCCAAATGCTTTGCCTACCTTATGCATCTCAGACGAAAAGCTAAGGAGCataaaattgacaaatttcTCAGACGAAGAGGAGCATAAAGTAGATATTGTAAACAATGTCAGTAATGAGTTCTTAGACAAAGAGCAAAAtgcaaatattgaaaacaattccATGGATGAAATGTAAGTTAATTTAGTAAAAggaattaagtttttataaggTTCAtagatttatttagttattcatGAACATTTACGAATAAGATCTTTAGTTTGTGAAtagaaatgtgttttaaaacaaaaatatcaaaaagcaTTTGACATTAGACAGTCAGCTGTTCTAACCTTGTATATGTACGCTTTGATTGCCACCTCATTTTGAATTCATCTTAAAATTACCAGTTGCTTTTGTTGCATTGTATCGCTACCTAATATAAtagtaatttctttaattgttttttattgcaaattttgttaGAATTTAATAACCAAAAACGCCACAAAACATGCACTGCTGTgtcaaatgcaaaaaaaaattaaattaaaaaacggtACTTTAGAGTTCACGATAATGAGGAAAGTGACGTAGAATATGTCaaaaataattgtgtaaaattatttacaattaggATTTGTGTTATCAACTTTTAGTGaatttttaacagaaatatGAAGAAGGTTACCTCATAAGCAAAAGGTTACCTCATAACCAATACAAGCTAATTTTGACAGTAAATTACTTGTAGTTTTTGTTGCAGTTCTGTCGTCAGCATTTATAAATTCGCcttaaaatattgtgtttgtggCGTGGTAACACCACCTTTTATAATTTCGCtttgtagtaaaaattttattgaatattttcttattgttttggaattgaaaaaaatatataatcttcaccaaaaaaataaaaataagtttaagacTTTAATAAATTTGGTAATAAAATGCGCTGTGTTCTTTGCAAAAAGAAAGTGGAGCGTGGAAAAGGAACATTTTTTTCGGTTCCTAAAGACGAACAGAGACGTAGAGATTGGATTAGGCTCTGTGGTAGAAATTTGACCAGCAGCAACCGCATATGCATAGATCACTTTCGAAAACAAGATATTATAAATGCGGGCAGTAAACTTTTGTTATTGCCCAATGCATTGCCAATAGTTGAGTGTTTTGAAGCACCAGCAGCTaagattaaagtaaaaaatcgaAAGTAAGTAAATCATATTTTGATCTGAGTTGGCCAACACTATCGGTTAGATATATAAAGTAtgatttcatataaaacatatttttaaataaaaatttttaataaaatttaattttagtgaaATCAATACCGGAGTTGCCCCAAACTACTACCCGCCAGATCCTCTAAGTAATGATGTTGTGGAAGATGTATTgggagaaaatttattaaatataaataacaatgaTCTGCCTGACCTTTTTGAGGGAAATCCTCTTGTACAAATACCAATCGTTAAGCCAGAAAATAGATCAATATCCACACAAACAAATACGCGTATCTGCGGCACAGTAGAAGTATCCGAGTGCGCGGAAGAATATCGCCTTAATTGTTTCTATTGTCCTGTAACATATCCATTGGCGTACTATAAAAAGTTCATAAGTCATATGAAAAAGAAACATACTGACTTTGAAGCAGCATTTGATATTCCCAAATATGTTTCAGACGACCACGATTATACTCCTATCATTGAGCCGCCTTTATCTCCACCAATTGATGCTATTGTACAAACTCAACCGCAAGAACCTCTGGTTATTGAGGCTAACGCTTTATTACCTTGTCTAGTACGATTATTAAAATCAGCCTATAATCCCTTTGGAACCGCTTTAAGTCAAAATTCCAATTCCACCATAGCAGTACAGCAGAAGAACACTATGGTTAATTGCAACAACAATGAACAATTCGATAATTTTGTAAAACCTGCAATACCAGCACTTGGAAAGGAGAATAAACTACAACATCCATATATGTCCAACCagaatatacaaaatttcaatttgccagAGCAatcgaaaaatgaaaaagacaaGCCGCTTAAAAAAAGAACTATTAAAAAATCCAGAACAAAAAGTATTTCGGGAAAAAGCAAGGAAAAGGTAAGACTTTTATTAAGAATAAAGGCCTTcgtatttaatttgtatgtttttcacTTTTAGGTTCTCTCCTCGGgagtaatttatttaacaaatataaaacgggtaaaaatttataatttattacattttgtaaaacgaaagaattttaaaattttcattattttacttaCAGCAAACTGCTTTAAGTCGTTGTCTTAAGCGATCTAGTACAATTGATACATTAGAGCCGCCAGAGCCACCAGAAGATGACACTTCTCCTATAGAAGATGCAAATGTTCAGCCATATACAACCGAGGTACATGCAAATGTGCagtagtttaataaaaaatgaaaactaatggaatttttctatttttttacagCTTTCTTTCGAATACACGCCACGTGACATAATCGATTCCATGTTAGACTGTATGAAAAATTATCCTGTCTTGTGGGAGTTTGATGCTGAACCATTCAATGATGATTACTATGAAGCTGTTGAAGAATTGTGCCGTGTTATCAACAAAAAATGGTCTATGAATATAGATAATTTGAAAATGCGACGCAGTGTTAATCGTGTACTTAGATATTACTGGTCTGTTTATCCATTGGAAAATGTGGAAAATATTGATCAATTTACTTGCTACTATGATCAGTTGGCGGCCTTTTTACCAGCGTCTGTGCATGAAATAGCTTACTCTCGTTGTTCGCACTGTTATCGATGTTACAAGAATGATAGTGATCTAAGGGCTCATTTGTTGGAGGAATTTAGGCACCTTCAATGGCCCCACAAGTGTGTGCAATGCAAGGAATGTTTTAGGGATATTAATGAATTTGAATTTCACAAAAGTCTGCCTCACTATTTAGAAGTATTCAGATGTGAACAGTGCGGTAAGCGTTATACTCAACGCAATAAATTCAACAAACATGTTTCTATACaccaaataaaacaaagttcCGAACCTGGTAAATACGTGTGCAGTGTATGCGGCAAAGAATTTAAACTTAGCAGTGAATTGCGGAATCATTTGGTATATCACGGAGAGAGAAAACACAAGTGCAATTTATGTCCGAAAGCCTTTTTCACGAATGCCACTCTAAGACATCACTTAAGAAGTCATAATAAAGAATATCGCTTAATATGCGAGGTATGTGGCAAGGGCTTTATTCACCACACTAATCTCAGGGAGCATTTGAAAAAACACACTGGAGCTAAGGTCacttgtaatatttgcaatttgaaattaagaaaatcaaGTCTAATGCGACATCTACGTACAGTGCATATAGCCTGCGAGGGCACCATTGAAAGTACCTACAGAGCGAGAAATCATCATTATAGGAAATTACTACAATGGCCGAGTAAGCTCTATACTCGCCGCACCAAGTACAAAAAGGAGAAAGAATACTGTTGTAAAATCTGTGACATACATTTCGATGGCCACAAACAAATTGTTGAACACAATAAGGAGTTTCATAACAATGGCCAAAAGTGGCCGTGTAAATTATGTACTTCGGAATTTAATCGTAAACTAAATCTTAGTCGTCATTACCGCAAAAAACATCAGCTGCATGCTTATCAAGTTTTCAAATTAGTCGATAAGGGTGAAGATGTAGATACAGTGTTGGCAATAAAACCCGAAGAGTTGGATAGATTAACCGAAACTTTACATTATTCACTGAATACTGGACTGACTGGAACAAATagtacagcagcagcaacagccgAAGCACAGAAACATATAACAACCGAAACAACAACCATAATAAAAACAGATCCCTCACCAGAAGAGATATATATTGAGGAAGAGAGACTACACAGCGATACAATACAAGATCAAATAATGCAGGTCGTTGATGAGGATAACATGGCCTCACACGATATTAAAGTCGATGACGATCATTATATGAATGATTTTTTCACAAATCTCTTAAAATAAGTttctagttttaaattaatacatttatttttttgtttcttttttttaagtaaaaaaattgttgttttgtaagtttattaatttaatattcttgTTAAATTTCTCATCGTTGGGTTTGCTGTGCAACTCCGTTCAAAAATGAACATTcgaatttgcatgtatgtatgttgttaaAAACAATGTAATATATTGAAACCCTTTGGTAATTGAGAAATTGTGGCTTTCTAGTTATAGTTAgcattgtacatatttttgttaaactcaattaaatttagaaagaataaaaagtttttcaaaattgttttgtttttaattttttgggacCTTATAAGGGGAATCAATTCTATAATATGCGTCACGGTTGtagagatttttatatttttaaataacttatgGTTTCTAcaggttttttgtttgtttctaagcaaattaaattgttttcgaTCATGGACAAATATTCAAATTTCACCAAATTATCTACTTTCCAATTTGTGTGTTGTTTTTTGATTGCATGTCAAaacattcaaaattaaatacgaaaaaacgccaaaacatatttaaaaataaaatgaaatctgGCAGCTCAATTTACATACGTAtttgaaaaagaagaagaagatgaTAATATTTACTGTTGctattatattaaaacaaaaacaatttatacaaaatttattaaaaacaattaaataattttatactttCCCAGTCAAGTTTAAAAATGCGTACCTGTTCTCTGTGTAAAAAGAAGAAACCACTTAAATGTTGCGCCTACTTTGGTATTCCAAAAGATGAACGCAGAAGAAAATTATGGAACGAGGCGTGTCGTCTAGAGTTATCAACAAGTGCCCGCATATgtgaaaatcactttttgtcAACCGACATAGTAATGGGATCGAAAAAACCTTATTTACTGCCTAGTGCTGTGCCTGCTATTCAGACAAAATTAACTGGAACAGCGttagtttaaagaaattctttaaatatacaTTCTGTAGACTAATAATGCTTTCTTTTGCAGTTTAACATATACCACTTGTGCCCTGGGTTGCCCAAACGATAAAGACCTTTATAGATTTCCCACAAGGAGAAATGATGAGGAAAGGTTAGATTTTTTAATCCTCTGGATTGAAATTGAAcagaaaactgatttttttgctaatttgtgtttgtaatttttagaagaaaattatGGCTAGACTTTTTTGGAATGGAAGAACCCAATCTTGAGGATTTGTTTGCTTgtaaaagacatttttctaatttacaaTCCAATGAGAAAGGTATACTTTTGTCTGCAGTTCCCGACATCCAGtaagtactaaaatattttgatatgtatcttttgtatgttttttataccctacaccactatagtggggagggtattatacgtttgtgctgatgtttgtaacatacaaaactattggttcaatacccaccttaaagtataccgatgtatgtttgtaacatacaaaaatattggtccaatacccaccttaaagtataccgatcgattcagaatcattttttgagtcgattaagacatgtccgtcagGCTAGCTAGCtggctgttcatgtaaaccttgtgcgcaaggtacaggccgcagttttcaatataatttgatgaaatttggaccaagcatgttttttgacacaggaacgaagcctattgaaaatggttgaaatcggtctattatttcacctagcccccatacaaccgtaccacccgatttgaactttttatgccataattacatcaaatattctactatctctctaaaaattggtacaaataagttttacataagtat
The window above is part of the Lucilia cuprina isolate Lc7/37 chromosome 6, ASM2204524v1, whole genome shotgun sequence genome. Proteins encoded here:
- the LOC111679022 gene encoding uncharacterized protein LOC111679022 isoform X4 → MRSCCICKKKDNPSSGSFFSIPKDERRKKWSDACQKNFGKSAKVCMDHFDSSSFIKIGSKVELVYNAIPSLHLFKDKTPSFSIETEEIVASNNDIFFESEINTGVAPNYYPPDPLSNDVVEDVLGENLLNINNNDLPDLFEGNPLVQIPIVKPENRSISTQTNTRICGTVEVSECAEEYRLNCFYCPVTYPLAYYKKFISHMKKKHTDFEAAFDIPKYVSDDHDYTPIIEPPLSPPIDAIVQTQPQEPLVIEANALLPCLVRLLKSAYNPFGTALSQNSNSTIAVQQKNTMVNCNNNEQFDNFVKPAIPALGKENKLQHPYMSNQNIQNFNLPEQSKNEKDKPLKKRTIKKSRTKSISGKSKEKVLSSGVIYLTNIKRQTALSRCLKRSSTIDTLEPPEPPEDDTSPIEDANVQPYTTELSFEYTPRDIIDSMLDCMKNYPVLWEFDAEPFNDDYYEAVEELCRVINKKWSMNIDNLKMRRSVNRVLRYYWSVYPLENVENIDQFTCYYDQLAAFLPASVHEIAYSRCSHCYRCYKNDSDLRAHLLEEFRHLQWPHKCVQCKECFRDINEFEFHKSLPHYLEVFRCEQCGKRYTQRNKFNKHVSIHQIKQSSEPGKYVCSVCGKEFKLSSELRNHLVYHGERKHKCNLCPKAFFTNATLRHHLRSHNKEYRLICEVCGKGFIHHTNLREHLKKHTGAKVTCNICNLKLRKSSLMRHLRTVHIACEGTIESTYRARNHHYRKLLQWPSKLYTRRTKYKKEKEYCCKICDIHFDGHKQIVEHNKEFHNNGQKWPCKLCTSEFNRKLNLSRHYRKKHQLHAYQVFKLVDKGEDVDTVLAIKPEELDRLTETLHYSLNTGLTGTNSTAAATAEAQKHITTETTTIIKTDPSPEEIYIEEERLHSDTIQDQIMQVVDEDNMASHDIKVDDDHYMNDFFTNLLK
- the LOC111679022 gene encoding zinc finger protein 354C-like isoform X6 — encoded protein: MSILHMEIFLLKVLFSSFSIETEEIVASNNDIFFESEINTGVAPNYYPPDPLSNDVVEDVLGENLLNINNNDLPDLFEGNPLVQIPIVKPENRSISTQTNTRICGTVEVSECAEEYRLNCFYCPVTYPLAYYKKFISHMKKKHTDFEAAFDIPKYVSDDHDYTPIIEPPLSPPIDAIVQTQPQEPLVIEANALLPCLVRLLKSAYNPFGTALSQNSNSTIAVQQKNTMVNCNNNEQFDNFVKPAIPALGKENKLQHPYMSNQNIQNFNLPEQSKNEKDKPLKKRTIKKSRTKSISGKSKEKVLSSGVIYLTNIKRQTALSRCLKRSSTIDTLEPPEPPEDDTSPIEDANVQPYTTELSFEYTPRDIIDSMLDCMKNYPVLWEFDAEPFNDDYYEAVEELCRVINKKWSMNIDNLKMRRSVNRVLRYYWSVYPLENVENIDQFTCYYDQLAAFLPASVHEIAYSRCSHCYRCYKNDSDLRAHLLEEFRHLQWPHKCVQCKECFRDINEFEFHKSLPHYLEVFRCEQCGKRYTQRNKFNKHVSIHQIKQSSEPGKYVCSVCGKEFKLSSELRNHLVYHGERKHKCNLCPKAFFTNATLRHHLRSHNKEYRLICEVCGKGFIHHTNLREHLKKHTGAKVTCNICNLKLRKSSLMRHLRTVHIACEGTIESTYRARNHHYRKLLQWPSKLYTRRTKYKKEKEYCCKICDIHFDGHKQIVEHNKEFHNNGQKWPCKLCTSEFNRKLNLSRHYRKKHQLHAYQVFKLVDKGEDVDTVLAIKPEELDRLTETLHYSLNTGLTGTNSTAAATAEAQKHITTETTTIIKTDPSPEEIYIEEERLHSDTIQDQIMQVVDEDNMASHDIKVDDDHYMNDFFTNLLK
- the LOC111679022 gene encoding uncharacterized protein LOC111679022 isoform X2 — encoded protein: MRICYLCKTKYPKGSGILFCVPRDEHTRGKWGEICGKIFTANARICDKHFLSSSIINVGGRNSLLPNAKPVYINVHCSEPFMGQCVSTSMEIEDVNPSHGDISIEGFSIETEEIVASNNDIFFESEINTGVAPNYYPPDPLSNDVVEDVLGENLLNINNNDLPDLFEGNPLVQIPIVKPENRSISTQTNTRICGTVEVSECAEEYRLNCFYCPVTYPLAYYKKFISHMKKKHTDFEAAFDIPKYVSDDHDYTPIIEPPLSPPIDAIVQTQPQEPLVIEANALLPCLVRLLKSAYNPFGTALSQNSNSTIAVQQKNTMVNCNNNEQFDNFVKPAIPALGKENKLQHPYMSNQNIQNFNLPEQSKNEKDKPLKKRTIKKSRTKSISGKSKEKVLSSGVIYLTNIKRQTALSRCLKRSSTIDTLEPPEPPEDDTSPIEDANVQPYTTELSFEYTPRDIIDSMLDCMKNYPVLWEFDAEPFNDDYYEAVEELCRVINKKWSMNIDNLKMRRSVNRVLRYYWSVYPLENVENIDQFTCYYDQLAAFLPASVHEIAYSRCSHCYRCYKNDSDLRAHLLEEFRHLQWPHKCVQCKECFRDINEFEFHKSLPHYLEVFRCEQCGKRYTQRNKFNKHVSIHQIKQSSEPGKYVCSVCGKEFKLSSELRNHLVYHGERKHKCNLCPKAFFTNATLRHHLRSHNKEYRLICEVCGKGFIHHTNLREHLKKHTGAKVTCNICNLKLRKSSLMRHLRTVHIACEGTIESTYRARNHHYRKLLQWPSKLYTRRTKYKKEKEYCCKICDIHFDGHKQIVEHNKEFHNNGQKWPCKLCTSEFNRKLNLSRHYRKKHQLHAYQVFKLVDKGEDVDTVLAIKPEELDRLTETLHYSLNTGLTGTNSTAAATAEAQKHITTETTTIIKTDPSPEEIYIEEERLHSDTIQDQIMQVVDEDNMASHDIKVDDDHYMNDFFTNLLK
- the LOC111679022 gene encoding uncharacterized protein LOC111679022 isoform X1 — its product is MKICSLCGKRYKKGNGSFFCIPKDERKAMWDEACHRILSPNGMICMDHFHSSSFIKSSRCTTLTYYAVPLVKPFDRNEIVSSDNKTELTNSDRQMSSPMHSLCPSEENLEQSCDEEQEVEILDNELHEVEINTGVAPNYYPPDPLSNDVVEDVLGENLLNINNNDLPDLFEGNPLVQIPIVKPENRSISTQTNTRICGTVEVSECAEEYRLNCFYCPVTYPLAYYKKFISHMKKKHTDFEAAFDIPKYVSDDHDYTPIIEPPLSPPIDAIVQTQPQEPLVIEANALLPCLVRLLKSAYNPFGTALSQNSNSTIAVQQKNTMVNCNNNEQFDNFVKPAIPALGKENKLQHPYMSNQNIQNFNLPEQSKNEKDKPLKKRTIKKSRTKSISGKSKEKVLSSGVIYLTNIKRQTALSRCLKRSSTIDTLEPPEPPEDDTSPIEDANVQPYTTELSFEYTPRDIIDSMLDCMKNYPVLWEFDAEPFNDDYYEAVEELCRVINKKWSMNIDNLKMRRSVNRVLRYYWSVYPLENVENIDQFTCYYDQLAAFLPASVHEIAYSRCSHCYRCYKNDSDLRAHLLEEFRHLQWPHKCVQCKECFRDINEFEFHKSLPHYLEVFRCEQCGKRYTQRNKFNKHVSIHQIKQSSEPGKYVCSVCGKEFKLSSELRNHLVYHGERKHKCNLCPKAFFTNATLRHHLRSHNKEYRLICEVCGKGFIHHTNLREHLKKHTGAKVTCNICNLKLRKSSLMRHLRTVHIACEGTIESTYRARNHHYRKLLQWPSKLYTRRTKYKKEKEYCCKICDIHFDGHKQIVEHNKEFHNNGQKWPCKLCTSEFNRKLNLSRHYRKKHQLHAYQVFKLVDKGEDVDTVLAIKPEELDRLTETLHYSLNTGLTGTNSTAAATAEAQKHITTETTTIIKTDPSPEEIYIEEERLHSDTIQDQIMQVVDEDNMASHDIKVDDDHYMNDFFTNLLK
- the LOC111679022 gene encoding uncharacterized protein LOC111679022 isoform X3; amino-acid sequence: MRVCCICKKKATNGNRNFFSVPKDERRKIWMKVCRMNFMATAVICMDHFPPNAIIKNEKKMILMPNALPTLCISDEKLRSIKLTNFSDEEEHKVDIVNNVSNEFLDKEQNANIENNSMDEIEINTGVAPNYYPPDPLSNDVVEDVLGENLLNINNNDLPDLFEGNPLVQIPIVKPENRSISTQTNTRICGTVEVSECAEEYRLNCFYCPVTYPLAYYKKFISHMKKKHTDFEAAFDIPKYVSDDHDYTPIIEPPLSPPIDAIVQTQPQEPLVIEANALLPCLVRLLKSAYNPFGTALSQNSNSTIAVQQKNTMVNCNNNEQFDNFVKPAIPALGKENKLQHPYMSNQNIQNFNLPEQSKNEKDKPLKKRTIKKSRTKSISGKSKEKVLSSGVIYLTNIKRQTALSRCLKRSSTIDTLEPPEPPEDDTSPIEDANVQPYTTELSFEYTPRDIIDSMLDCMKNYPVLWEFDAEPFNDDYYEAVEELCRVINKKWSMNIDNLKMRRSVNRVLRYYWSVYPLENVENIDQFTCYYDQLAAFLPASVHEIAYSRCSHCYRCYKNDSDLRAHLLEEFRHLQWPHKCVQCKECFRDINEFEFHKSLPHYLEVFRCEQCGKRYTQRNKFNKHVSIHQIKQSSEPGKYVCSVCGKEFKLSSELRNHLVYHGERKHKCNLCPKAFFTNATLRHHLRSHNKEYRLICEVCGKGFIHHTNLREHLKKHTGAKVTCNICNLKLRKSSLMRHLRTVHIACEGTIESTYRARNHHYRKLLQWPSKLYTRRTKYKKEKEYCCKICDIHFDGHKQIVEHNKEFHNNGQKWPCKLCTSEFNRKLNLSRHYRKKHQLHAYQVFKLVDKGEDVDTVLAIKPEELDRLTETLHYSLNTGLTGTNSTAAATAEAQKHITTETTTIIKTDPSPEEIYIEEERLHSDTIQDQIMQVVDEDNMASHDIKVDDDHYMNDFFTNLLK
- the LOC111679022 gene encoding uncharacterized protein LOC111679022 isoform X5 — encoded protein: MRCVLCKKKVERGKGTFFSVPKDEQRRRDWIRLCGRNLTSSNRICIDHFRKQDIINAGSKLLLLPNALPIVECFEAPAAKIKVKNRNEINTGVAPNYYPPDPLSNDVVEDVLGENLLNINNNDLPDLFEGNPLVQIPIVKPENRSISTQTNTRICGTVEVSECAEEYRLNCFYCPVTYPLAYYKKFISHMKKKHTDFEAAFDIPKYVSDDHDYTPIIEPPLSPPIDAIVQTQPQEPLVIEANALLPCLVRLLKSAYNPFGTALSQNSNSTIAVQQKNTMVNCNNNEQFDNFVKPAIPALGKENKLQHPYMSNQNIQNFNLPEQSKNEKDKPLKKRTIKKSRTKSISGKSKEKVLSSGVIYLTNIKRQTALSRCLKRSSTIDTLEPPEPPEDDTSPIEDANVQPYTTELSFEYTPRDIIDSMLDCMKNYPVLWEFDAEPFNDDYYEAVEELCRVINKKWSMNIDNLKMRRSVNRVLRYYWSVYPLENVENIDQFTCYYDQLAAFLPASVHEIAYSRCSHCYRCYKNDSDLRAHLLEEFRHLQWPHKCVQCKECFRDINEFEFHKSLPHYLEVFRCEQCGKRYTQRNKFNKHVSIHQIKQSSEPGKYVCSVCGKEFKLSSELRNHLVYHGERKHKCNLCPKAFFTNATLRHHLRSHNKEYRLICEVCGKGFIHHTNLREHLKKHTGAKVTCNICNLKLRKSSLMRHLRTVHIACEGTIESTYRARNHHYRKLLQWPSKLYTRRTKYKKEKEYCCKICDIHFDGHKQIVEHNKEFHNNGQKWPCKLCTSEFNRKLNLSRHYRKKHQLHAYQVFKLVDKGEDVDTVLAIKPEELDRLTETLHYSLNTGLTGTNSTAAATAEAQKHITTETTTIIKTDPSPEEIYIEEERLHSDTIQDQIMQVVDEDNMASHDIKVDDDHYMNDFFTNLLK